TGGTCCGAAATGCATTCCAACACGGTGGTAGCGGAGATATCAGAATCACACTGACAGAACATCAGTTTGAGGTAACCAATCGTTTGGAAGATGAAAACCTAGCAAACGACTCTGAACAACAGACCTCTTTTGGTATCGGCCTAGAGCTAATTGATCGCGTTTGTCAGAACCAAGGTTGGCAGTTTACTCATCAAGTTCACAACAATGAGTTCATCGTCAAAGTCATGCTATAGCGATTTTCTAAATGGTTATTGGATGGTGACCAAAAGTTTACCCTCACTTGGTTATGCTAGTCGCACAATCTAGTTAGGAGTTATTTTATGGGCACTTGGATATTAGAAACACTGTTGTGGGCTGTGGTAACGGTGGCGGTTTGTGTCGCGATTTGGGGGCTGTACTTACCTAATATATTGATCGCATTAGGTGTGTCGGTAGCGGTATCACTGTTATTGGGGAATAGCTGGAGAAGCTAGTTATTTAAGGTAGAGCATAGTTCAAAACATAAGTGAGTATTGGCACACCCGACAGCAGCAACATTTACTAAGTACGTTGATTAGGTACGTACTGTCGGGCGCGAATTAAATTAGCTGGTCAGCGTTTCTTCAAACACACCTAGCTCACGACCAAGCCATGTCGCGCGTACTGTGTGATCCAAAGTTTCTTCACCGCCCGTTACTGGGTGAATCAACACTGACATATCGCCGCGTTCTTGCTCCAACCACTCAACAATGCCTGACTCTTTGTTAGCAAAGTGAATCTCAAACATTGGCATCTTATGTGGGCCAACCAAACGCTGTATTAATGGGAAAGTCTCTAACACATCTTTACGTTCTGATAGAATTTTCTGACGCAGTGTTTCTGCCTGCTCTGCAAAGCGCAGAGGGAAATAGATATGACCGTGGTACATGGCACCATCCTTTAGAATTATGATGTCGCAAGTTTATACCTAAACCGCCTTTAATAGCTAAGTCTTAATAGATGAACTTGATTGGAGAGGGGCGATAAGAGAGAAAAGCTAGAGTCTGTTATTCGAAGTAATCAAAAACAAACTCTAGTTATGTACAGCGAGTTAATTTTGAAGCGACTAAGGCTTAAGCTTTAAAACTCCGTCAATGTCTTCTGCAGAATGGCGCTCGGGGACTTGCTCCCACTCTTCGCCAAATGAACGGTTCACTACTCGACCTCGTTGGAAACCTTCGCGCGCTTCTAGTTGCTTCGCCCAGCGCACTACGTTGGTGTAAGACTCCACTTGTAGGAACTCAGCGGCATCGTAGATTTTTCCTAGTACAAGGTTGCCATACCAAGGCCAAATTGCGATATCAGCGATGCTTAGCTCTTCTCCCGCCACAAAATCGCTATTGGCGAGTTGTTTATCTAACACGTCTAACTGACGCTTAGCTTCCATCGCAAAACGGTTAATTGGGTACTCTTGCTTTTCATCAGCGTAAGCGTAAAAGTGACCAAAACCACCACCTAGGAATGGTGCTGAACCTTGAGCCCAGAACAACCAGTTAATGGTTTGTGTTCTCGCTGCCCCTTCTTTTGGCAAGAAGTGACCAAACTTTTCAGCTAAGTGCATCAGGATAGATGCCGATTCGAAAACATTCACATCTTCAGCACCAGACTTATCAACGAGTGCCGGTATTTTGGAGTTTGGATTCACTCCAACAAAACCAGAAGAGAACTGTTCAGCTTCACCAATGTTAATCAAATACGCATCATATTCAGCTTCTTTAACACCTGCCGCAAACAACTCTTCCAGCAAGATAGTGACTTTTTGACCGTTAGGTGTACCAAGAGAATACAATTGAAAAGCATGGTCACCAACAGGAAGCTCTTTATCAAAGCGAGCGCCAGATTCAGGACTATTGATATTTGCCCACTTGTTACCACCATCAGTATCGTTAACCCAAACTTTTGGCGGTGTGTATTGTTCTGACATGATATTTCCTTATTAATATAGGGTAGCTTTAACTGATATTAGGTCACGCTCCCTTGGTTAAAACCCCTAAATACAATTTCTTTTCAAACTGTTAAGCATGGCTTATTCCAGAAAGAAATAACCTGCTTTATGAGATAGCACACGTAAAAGATAAGTGTCCAATCAAACCTAAGCCACATAACGGTTAGTACGAAACATGATTTAGTCACGACATGCCTACAGGTTAAAGAAAGCTGTGATAAAATCGGGAGATTACAATTGATAAGGATTTGGCAATGTCTTCTGATTACACTGGCTCGAGTGCAGCGTACGCTCGCCAAGAGAAAGGCTACCGTGAAAAAGCACTAAAACTGTACCCATGGGTTTGTGGTAAGTGCGCGCGTGAATTTGTTTACTCGAACTTAAGAGAGCTGACCGTCCACCACGTGGATCACGACCATACAAACAACCCTGAAGACGGAAGTAACTGGGAACTATTGTGCCTTTACTGTCACGATCATGAACACTCAAAATACACGGATCATGACCGTTATGGCGTTGATGCCAAGGCTCGTTTAGACGACCACCAATCAGCGACGCACAACCCTTTCGCCGATCTAGCGAAGTTGATGAAGAAATAAACGATTCCTTCTTTGTAAAAGCGAGTCGTTCGAATAACAAAAAACCCCAGTATGTCACCATACTGGGGTTTCTTTTATCTGCCGTCATAACCAAATAATAGAGTTAATAGAGGCCAGATCAAAAGAACCTTCCGAAGAAGGCTCCTTTTTAGAATTCTGAATTATACAGCGGCTTGTTTACGAGACTCTTCTACCTGCTTAGCGCGCTTTTTAAGCGTCAACTTATCGCGGTATGCAAACCAAACGTAAGTCACTACGACCAAGAAGAAAAGGTATGACAATGAGAAAATGAATGGCGATTGAATGATATCGTTTGAGATACCCCAAGAAACACCGATAACGGTCACTGCAATTTTTGCAAAAAAACCACACATCAATAGCATTAATGCCAACTGTGGGAAACGCGTGCTACGGAATGCCAGCCAGTAACAACTACCAACTGCTAATGCCGCAATATAGAAGCCGAATAGGAAAGAGTGAATATGGTCAGCTGCCGCTACACCACCAGAAATTGACATCAATAAAATTAAAAACAGTTTCATAATACTCGCCTCACCATAGGTTGGAAACGCATCCTTTCAAATTTGGAATCTCAGTTTGCGTACTATTTTCCCACTTTTTTTGTTCAACACAACCCCTCAAGCTGAACAAAATGTAAGCAAAGGTGCTAACAAAAACCCAAGTTAACAATCATTTAACATACTGTTTTTAATAAACCTCCGTTAACCCTTGTCTCATATGAATAAAGCGTCATTTCGATTTATTTTGTTACACAAAATTAACCTTGGAAAATATTTAAAATAATTCGTAACTCTGTGATATCCGCACGGGATACGTGGACAATCTGAAATGTGTATCGAAGAATCCCTTAAAAAATAAGCCCGCCACGCTAAAAAGAACAAAATAGAAAGGTATTGAACACAACTTACAAACCAACAAAAAACAACCCATTAACAATTTTGAGTTTATTTACCAAAAATGGAAAAAGAGATTCCAATCACATTTTTATTGGTTATAATCCGCGCTCTTTTGCGTTGTCTGTTGATAAACGCAAACTAATTTTGAAGAAACAATCACAATAACCCGTCTTTAGTTGAGTGGCTCACCACTGACCAACGACAAAACTGAGAATAAAAATGAGCAAGATTGATAAAGCATCACGTATCCTGCTAGCAGGCTTCTGTATCAACCTTTGTCTTGGCATCCTGTATGCTTGGAGTGTATTTAACAAGGCGCTAGTGACTGAAGCTGGTTGGAGTGCTGCTGAAGCATCTTCACCTTACGCTATTGCAACTATCACATTCTCTGTTTGTCTTCTTGTTGCAGGCATCCTACAAGACCGTATGGGTCCACGTAAGATCCTTATTCTTGGTACAGCGCTTACTGGCCTAGGTATGATTGCTTCTGGTTTCGCTACGACTCCTATGATGCTAAACCTAACGTTTGGCGTGATGACAGGTGCTGGTATCGGCTTCGGTTACGCATGTCTTTCTCCATCAGCAATGAAATGGTTCCATTCTTCTAAAAAAGGTATGGTTAACGGTCTAATCGCTGCAGGCTTCGGTCTTGCTGCTATTTACCTAGCACCACTAACTTCTGCGCTAATCGATAGCATGGGTATCCAAACAAGCTTTATGATTCTTGGTGTTGGTGTACTTGCAATCGCAGTACCTCTAGCGGCAACGATCAACAACCCACCAGCGGATTACACGCCAGCAGAGCCTAAAGTAAAAGAAGGCCAAGCACCTAAAGCGGTTAAGAAGACTGAAGACCTAACATGGAAAGTAATGCTGAAGACTCCTCAGTTCTACTCTCTATGGATCATGTACGCATTTGCTGCTTCTGTTGGTCTTATGATCATCGGTAACATCACTACGATTGCTAGCGTTCAAGCGAACCTACCAAACGCGGTTTACCTAGCGTCTATCCTAGCTGTATTCAACTCAGGCGGTCGTGTTGCTGCAGGTATGCTTGCAGATAAAATCGGTGGCGTACGTACTCTACTTCTAGCGTTCATCCTTCAAGGCGCGAACATGGCTCTATTCGCTACGTTCAACTCTGAATTCACACTAATCATTGGTACGGCTATCGCAGCTGTTGGTTACGGTACACTTCTAGCTGTATTCCCAACACTAACTGCAGAATTCTACGGCCTGAAAAACTACGGTACTAACTACGGCGTGCTTTACACGGCATGGGGTATTGGTGGCGCTATCGGTGCTGCGGTTGTTGGTTACTCAATGACGAATGGCGAAGGTTACGGCCTAGCTTACACAATCTCTGCTGCTATGATGGCCGTGTGTATTGTTCTAGCTATCGTGACTAAGCCAATCTCAGAAGCGAAAGCAACTGAACTTAAGCAAGCAAGCGCTTAATTCAGTTCTCGATTGATTAAAAATAGAAAGAGCTTAACCTTAGGGTTAGGCTCTTTTTGTATCAAGCGACTAATCCATTGACGATAGAAACCACTTCTCAGCTCTCCCCTACTTATTATCTCGACAACTTCAATCGACTGATTGAACACGCTCAAACACTCTATCCTGATCTGCTGAGTGACGATGAATGCCATTGGTTGTCTGAATACAAACGTCTTTCCGTTTCAAGCCAGTGTCTAATGATTCGTTTGCTTTCTCGCAAGGGCTGCTGGTTTCGAAGTGATAAGCTCAACTATGCTGAAATTCCAGACCTGAAAAGCGCACTACAAGAGCTAAACACATCGAACTTCATTGCGTTAAGTCACCCTACCGAACAACATAACCTTGTCATTAGTGATCTCGAATTAGGATTGCATCTACTGACTAAACCAGAGCTGTTCAGCGCATTCCCATTTCTTATGAACAATCAGACAGCGAAGAAAGACGAACTCTTGGCTTTGCTCGAACACCAACCTTTTGACCAGTTCCAAAACTTGTCATTCGATTGTATTTACGTTGTCGAATCTGAAGTTATTGATGTCTTGCTACTACTGTTCTTTGCCAATACTTATCAAGACCTAAGCCAATTCGTTCTTAGCGATCTTGGACTCAACACCTTCGAAAATTACCCGTTAAGCAAACAGCGTCGTTTCTTCACCTCTAGAGAACAGCTCAATCAACTGCTCCAGATACGTGATATTCAACGCTTGTATTCAGAAGGGGACCGCAAAGACGGTAAGTTTCTTGAGCAGCTTTTAAACTCGATTCCTGAAGAATCAGAGCACAGAAGCATTGCCAGAAAACGATCGCGTTTGATCAATGATATCGCTCGCGATCTAGAAAGGCTCAACCAAAACGATCAAGCTGTCTTTTGGTTCAAACAATCCGTACTTCCCCCAAGCAGAGAACGACTTGCACGCATCTATGACAAGCAAGATGAGCTAAACTTAATGTGTGACATTGTCACGAAAATGAAAGCGAATCCATCAGATGTATCAGAGCTGGAAGTCGCGGCTAAGCTTGAGCAAAGGTTATTACGCAAGCAAATGTTATCTACAAAGAAGGGCCACAAAGTTTCTCGAACCATAAAACCGAACTGCAAAGAAATAAAACTGGAATTAGACCTCAGCCAAACGCGAGTTGAACTTGCGGTGAAGCAACACTTGGAAAACCAAGGTTGGGAAGTCTACTTTTCAGAGAACAGTTTTTTATGTGGATTGTTTGGCTTAGCCTTTTGGGAAGTGATTTTCGCAGACGTTGAGAGTGCATTTATTAATCGTTACCAACATCGCCCTCTGGATATGTACCATTCAGACTTCATAGACAACCGAGCTGAACAGATCCAGGCTGTGTTTCAAACCATATCCGAGCAAGGACTAAACCAATTGCTTGATATCTACGACCAGAAATATGGTATCGCAAATCCATTCGTTCATTGGAACCATTTCCCTAAAGCACTCATTGAGCACAGCATAGAGGCTATTCCGAACGCCTTAATCGTCGAGCTATTCAAAGTGATATTGAGTGATCTAAAGCTATTTAGAAATGGGATGCCGGATTTGATTGCCTTCAAGGACGATGAATTTCATTGGATTGAGGTCAAAGGACCCGGCGATAAATTGCAAGATAACCAGTGGCGATGGATCAAAGAGTTCGAGCGATTATCTGTTCCATTCTCGGTTTGCTACGTCAATCATTAGATAGTTGCCTAGCTCTAATCTCTAGTCTCTAATCTCTAATCTCTAATCTCTAGTCTCTAGTCTCTAGTCTCTAGTCTCTAGTCTCTAGTAAATAACTTACATCAATATCTTATCTATAAAATAGTCAGAACATGAGCTTTTTCAATCATTTTCGATATAATTAGAGAAAATGCCTAATCTTTAATACGTATGAATTTGAAAAAACTCTTCATTTTAGCTTTTGTTAGCGTCTTCTCAGGTTGTGCCGTCTACGCGGGGTTGAACTTCGATCAGCTCTTTGGTGAACAACAAGTCCGTGATCGCCAAACGCCTATTCTTTCATCTCAAGCACAGCATTTCATTGACGAAGTAAAGCCTATCATTGATAGCCGCTGTGTTGTTTGCCACGCTTGTTATGATGCACCTTGCCAGCTAAAAATGTCTTCAGTTGAAGGTATCGACCGAGGGGCGAGTAAGGCACTCGTTTATCAAGGCACCCGTTTAACCGCCTCAGCCCCTACCCGCCTGTTTGAAGACGCGATAACCACACAAGAGTGGCGTGATGCGGATTTTCATCCAGTGCTAAACGAACGTATGCAGAATTCAACGGCTAACCTTGATGCTGGGCTTGTTTCTCGTATGTTGATGCAAAAAGAAAACCACCCTCTTCCAGATCAAACGCAACTTGAAGGCTTCGACTTTTCAACCGATCGCGACCAACAGTGTCCGACCATTGAAGAGTACGCTCAATACGAAAGAGATTACCCGACGTGGGGAATGCCTTATGGAATGCCGAACTTAGATAAAACGGAATACGCGACTTTAATGAGTTGGTTGGAAAACGGCGCGTTAATGAATGACCATATTCCACTGAATGATGCGGAACAAGAGCTCGTTGATATCTACGAGGGCTTTCTCAACAAGAGTGACAATAAAAGCCAACTTTCAGCACGTTATATCTATGAACATCTGTTTCTATCACACCTCTATTTCTCTGATTTAGCTCAGCCAACACGCTTCTTCACCTTGGTTCGTTCTGCGACGCCTCCTGGTGAAGCGGTTCAACGCATCACCAGTCGTCGACCTTACGACGATCCAAAAGTGGATCGGGTTTATTATCGCCTGATTCCAGAGCAAGGCACCATCGTCCACAAAACACACATGCCTTTCGCATTAAATGAAGAACGCCTGAACAATTGGAACACATGGTTTGTGGATGCTCGTTACGCTGTCAAACAACTTCCTAGCTACGCGATTGACGTCGCGGCGAATCCAATGACTTCGTTTGAAGCACTTCCGGTGAACTCGCGCTTCCATTTCATGCTGGACAATGCACAAAACACCATCATGGCCTTTATCAAGGGGCCGGTGTGTCGCGGGCAGCTCGCACTCAACGTGATCAATGATAGGTTCTGGGTACTATTCATCGATCCTGATAAAGCAGATCTGCCTGAAATTAATCAGTTTTATGCCAACCAGAAGCAAAACCTAAAGCTGCCTAGTGAACTAGAAAGCAACACTGTCCCTGTCACAAGCTGGGTGAGCTACGCGAAGCAACAAGCTCGATACCTTAATGCAAAATCAGACTTCACCAATCAATGGTTTGATAGCGGCGTAAATCTAGACACAGATATCATTTGGGATGGCAATGGCACGAACCCTAATGCCGCGCTTACTATCTTTAGACACTTTGATAGCGCTTCAGTTGTTCAAGGTTTAGTTGGCCCACAACCCAAGACAGCGTGGATTCTTGATTACGCCCTTCTAGAACGTATCCATTACCTTCTCGTTGCTGGTTTTGATGTCTACGGTAACTTCGGCCACCAACTGATTACCCGTATGTTTATGGATTTCTTGCGTCTTGAGGGTGAGAGTAACTTCTTGACCCTTCTTCCAAAAGACGTACGACACATTGAACACTCAAGTTGGTATGAAAACCAAAGCTCACAGTTGAGCGACTACTTGCAGCGTAATATTGCACCTTTTGACCAGCCAACCAACGTGATATACAAAACGACAAACCCTAAGCGTGAACTGCTTAATATGATCAAAGATAAGCTCGCGCCGATCCTCGATAATCGCTTTGATATTGTCGAAACAGGTTTTAGTCGGAAAAACGAAGCTCTGCTCAAACAAGTGAATTTGATTAAGGGAGTTGGTCTGCGTCATGTGCCTCAATTAGTGACGATCATGATTGAAAGCGAGAACGGCGATGAGCAGCTGTTCACTATGATTCACAATAACGCTCACAGCAACATTTCAAGCCTGTTCAATGAAGAGGGTAATCGAGATTACGCCAATGACGACTTAACACTGGTACGTGGGGTTATAGGTAGCTACCCTGCCGCTTATCTGTCATTAACTGAGCGCGATATACCGACTCTGGTTAAAGCACTGCAAAGCTTGGACACAGAAAAAGATTACGTCGCGTTACTGGATAAGTTTGCAGTACGACGCAGTTCGCCTGAGTTCTGGCCATTCAGCGACCGAGTTCACCGTTGGTATCAACAAGATCAACCGATTGAGTTTGGTTTATTGGATTACAACCGCTTTGAGAATAGATAGTAAAAATAGATAGCGAGTAAACGGTATACCTTAATTCTAGCTTTTGAGCATTGAGTAAATTTCTTCGAACGTCGGTTATATTGCCTTGAACGTCGGCCATGCCACCTTAATCGTCGGTCATATTGCTTGAAATCTTGATAAGCCTTTCTTAAAGAACCATTGGTACACATGCTATAAAAAATCCTCTGACGAATAGTCGTTCAGAGGATTTTTTATTTGGCTTGCAGATTAGGTATAAGCTTAAAACAGGCTCACATCGTTAAACTGAAACATAGGGCACAAGTGCCTTCAACGAGTCTTTAACTAGTTCCGATAAAGCTTGGTCGTTATCTCGATACTGCAATAATGGTTCTTCGCTTGCTTCAATGCTCTGACACAAGCTGTACAGTGCTGATAGACCCAAACTACCCGCTGACCCTTTAAGTTTGTGCGCCAAGGACTTCACTTCTCGTCCATCATCCGCTTGACTCGCCTCAGCTAATTCATTCAAGGTCAGGTCACTGCTTTCATCAAACAGCGCCACGATCTGTTTCATTTTCTCTAATCCAAGAATCGACAGATCACCCTCTATCACTTTGGAATCAATCAATTTCACCGGAGCATCTCCTCTGTCTTGGGAATCAGTTGTATCATATTTAGCATCAATGGTAGCCGTGTGATTAGCCAATACATCTGCCATCAGTGTGGCGTTCCGTTCATCACTGTTACTCTCAATTACGCGTTTATAGTTTTGTTTGCAAACAGCATCATTCGGATCAGGCTGTGGCAACAACAGTGCTTTACCATCGAGTTGAGTAACGATAAGCTGAGAAAGAGCCTCTTTCTCCAACGGCTTAGGCAAGAAACCATCGAACCCTGATGCTAAATAGCTTTCGACTTCTTCATTGAATACATGCGCCGACACCGCCACCATAGGTGGTATATTTAGCGGCTCAGCCGTGGACGTTTGTTCTAGAATCGCTTTTAACTGTTGAATCAGCTCTATGCCATCACAATCGGGTAGGTTGATGTCTACCAGCGCAATATCAAACGCCAGCTCACTGAATATAGCTCTGGCCTCTTCTCCTGTTGTCGCCATCACAACGTCATGGCCTAGGTTATTCAGAAATCCTTCAGCAACAATGCAGTTAACAGGGTTATCTTCAATCAACAATACTTTGGCACGGATACAAGCTTCAATAGTCGGTGCTTTCGTTTCAATCTTCTCACCCGCGAACAAAGGTACTGAGAACCAGAATTGGCTACCTTCACCTTCTTCGGAATGAACACCAATATCACCGTTCATTGCTTGCATGATACTTTTGCTGATCGCTAGCCCTAGCCCAGTGCCGCCAGTTTTATTGCGACCACTACCGGTTTGGGTGAATGCATCAAACAAACAAGCTTGCTCTTTGCCATCAATGCCAACCCCCGAGTCTGACACTTCAAACATCACTCGATTTTCATCTTCTATATCTAAGCTGATAAAGATATCGACTGAGCCTGTTTCAGTAAACTTAATCGCATTGCCAACCAGATTGTTCAAAATTTGGCTGATTCGTGTTACATCACCACGCCAATAACGTTGTACGTTACTTTCAATATGGAAATCGAAATTAAGTTTCTTCTCAGCAGCACGTCCCTCCATTAGTTGGTAGGTATCTTTAACCATTTGGTAGAGATCAAACGAAGCCGTGCGTATTTCTAAATGCCCCGCTTCTATCTTTGAATAATCAAGTACATCATTCAAAATGGCGAGAAGATTCTTGCCGCTGCGGTTAATGATATCGGCATAACCCGATTGCAAAGGATCTAGCCCAGTATCTTTAAGTAATCGAGCCGT
The nucleotide sequence above comes from Vibrio atlanticus. Encoded proteins:
- a CDS encoding DOPA 4,5-dioxygenase family protein — translated: MYHGHIYFPLRFAEQAETLRQKILSERKDVLETFPLIQRLVGPHKMPMFEIHFANKESGIVEWLEQERGDMSVLIHPVTGGEETLDHTVRATWLGRELGVFEETLTS
- the yghU gene encoding glutathione-dependent disulfide-bond oxidoreductase, with protein sequence MSEQYTPPKVWVNDTDGGNKWANINSPESGARFDKELPVGDHAFQLYSLGTPNGQKVTILLEELFAAGVKEAEYDAYLINIGEAEQFSSGFVGVNPNSKIPALVDKSGAEDVNVFESASILMHLAEKFGHFLPKEGAARTQTINWLFWAQGSAPFLGGGFGHFYAYADEKQEYPINRFAMEAKRQLDVLDKQLANSDFVAGEELSIADIAIWPWYGNLVLGKIYDAAEFLQVESYTNVVRWAKQLEAREGFQRGRVVNRSFGEEWEQVPERHSAEDIDGVLKLKP
- a CDS encoding YajD family HNH nuclease, producing the protein MSSDYTGSSAAYARQEKGYREKALKLYPWVCGKCAREFVYSNLRELTVHHVDHDHTNNPEDGSNWELLCLYCHDHEHSKYTDHDRYGVDAKARLDDHQSATHNPFADLAKLMKK
- a CDS encoding L-lactate MFS transporter, translated to MSKIDKASRILLAGFCINLCLGILYAWSVFNKALVTEAGWSAAEASSPYAIATITFSVCLLVAGILQDRMGPRKILILGTALTGLGMIASGFATTPMMLNLTFGVMTGAGIGFGYACLSPSAMKWFHSSKKGMVNGLIAAGFGLAAIYLAPLTSALIDSMGIQTSFMILGVGVLAIAVPLAATINNPPADYTPAEPKVKEGQAPKAVKKTEDLTWKVMLKTPQFYSLWIMYAFAASVGLMIIGNITTIASVQANLPNAVYLASILAVFNSGGRVAAGMLADKIGGVRTLLLAFILQGANMALFATFNSEFTLIIGTAIAAVGYGTLLAVFPTLTAEFYGLKNYGTNYGVLYTAWGIGGAIGAAVVGYSMTNGEGYGLAYTISAAMMAVCIVLAIVTKPISEAKATELKQASA
- a CDS encoding VRR-NUC domain-containing protein yields the protein MYQATNPLTIETTSQLSPTYYLDNFNRLIEHAQTLYPDLLSDDECHWLSEYKRLSVSSQCLMIRLLSRKGCWFRSDKLNYAEIPDLKSALQELNTSNFIALSHPTEQHNLVISDLELGLHLLTKPELFSAFPFLMNNQTAKKDELLALLEHQPFDQFQNLSFDCIYVVESEVIDVLLLLFFANTYQDLSQFVLSDLGLNTFENYPLSKQRRFFTSREQLNQLLQIRDIQRLYSEGDRKDGKFLEQLLNSIPEESEHRSIARKRSRLINDIARDLERLNQNDQAVFWFKQSVLPPSRERLARIYDKQDELNLMCDIVTKMKANPSDVSELEVAAKLEQRLLRKQMLSTKKGHKVSRTIKPNCKEIKLELDLSQTRVELAVKQHLENQGWEVYFSENSFLCGLFGLAFWEVIFADVESAFINRYQHRPLDMYHSDFIDNRAEQIQAVFQTISEQGLNQLLDIYDQKYGIANPFVHWNHFPKALIEHSIEAIPNALIVELFKVILSDLKLFRNGMPDLIAFKDDEFHWIEVKGPGDKLQDNQWRWIKEFERLSVPFSVCYVNH
- a CDS encoding fatty acid cis/trans isomerase, encoding MNLKKLFILAFVSVFSGCAVYAGLNFDQLFGEQQVRDRQTPILSSQAQHFIDEVKPIIDSRCVVCHACYDAPCQLKMSSVEGIDRGASKALVYQGTRLTASAPTRLFEDAITTQEWRDADFHPVLNERMQNSTANLDAGLVSRMLMQKENHPLPDQTQLEGFDFSTDRDQQCPTIEEYAQYERDYPTWGMPYGMPNLDKTEYATLMSWLENGALMNDHIPLNDAEQELVDIYEGFLNKSDNKSQLSARYIYEHLFLSHLYFSDLAQPTRFFTLVRSATPPGEAVQRITSRRPYDDPKVDRVYYRLIPEQGTIVHKTHMPFALNEERLNNWNTWFVDARYAVKQLPSYAIDVAANPMTSFEALPVNSRFHFMLDNAQNTIMAFIKGPVCRGQLALNVINDRFWVLFIDPDKADLPEINQFYANQKQNLKLPSELESNTVPVTSWVSYAKQQARYLNAKSDFTNQWFDSGVNLDTDIIWDGNGTNPNAALTIFRHFDSASVVQGLVGPQPKTAWILDYALLERIHYLLVAGFDVYGNFGHQLITRMFMDFLRLEGESNFLTLLPKDVRHIEHSSWYENQSSQLSDYLQRNIAPFDQPTNVIYKTTNPKRELLNMIKDKLAPILDNRFDIVETGFSRKNEALLKQVNLIKGVGLRHVPQLVTIMIESENGDEQLFTMIHNNAHSNISSLFNEEGNRDYANDDLTLVRGVIGSYPAAYLSLTERDIPTLVKALQSLDTEKDYVALLDKFAVRRSSPEFWPFSDRVHRWYQQDQPIEFGLLDYNRFENR
- the torS gene encoding TMAO reductase system sensor histidine kinase/response regulator TorS, with protein sequence MLLASACIGRKLLASFLVMALLVLLSALIGVSGFSFVAKTERNVVDSALPAMIEARQVSELSNRIISSVQTLSNARNEAERKEAGTMLFGQLESLLQHIKELGVDSFDSQLLNKLENNVQSVINTLAELGVSVERKLWLNKELSSRVEEMRLLAEELEQLTRTQVLNTATIAVANVTHIYDLLETKQTDKAYQALDALVEVDLDLSERLHELHLLAYKMLNQIEETQTVTNVERIHQIQSEFESNLRIMARRVKAVEDPTRSAQMSQLLEELRKRQVVFDISLEQYENTKKSEFLMQNTLELFSQLNTTVNQLIDDSNLSTKKAVDELTSTLNLAQWSLSVISVIGLVIVAVIVWRVVYISVVKRLTEYSSALMSIAQGRLNIDISVKGNDELAHMGEAIITARNTAQALQVVAVGEAKAKRELEEHKEHLEELVTDRTYQLQKTNEKLNVEVENHAKARNAAEQASRAKSAFLATMSHEIRTPMNGVLGTARLLKDTGLDPLQSGYADIINRSGKNLLAILNDVLDYSKIEAGHLEIRTASFDLYQMVKDTYQLMEGRAAEKKLNFDFHIESNVQRYWRGDVTRISQILNNLVGNAIKFTETGSVDIFISLDIEDENRVMFEVSDSGVGIDGKEQACLFDAFTQTGSGRNKTGGTGLGLAISKSIMQAMNGDIGVHSEEGEGSQFWFSVPLFAGEKIETKAPTIEACIRAKVLLIEDNPVNCIVAEGFLNNLGHDVVMATTGEEARAIFSELAFDIALVDINLPDCDGIELIQQLKAILEQTSTAEPLNIPPMVAVSAHVFNEEVESYLASGFDGFLPKPLEKEALSQLIVTQLDGKALLLPQPDPNDAVCKQNYKRVIESNSDERNATLMADVLANHTATIDAKYDTTDSQDRGDAPVKLIDSKVIEGDLSILGLEKMKQIVALFDESSDLTLNELAEASQADDGREVKSLAHKLKGSAGSLGLSALYSLCQSIEASEEPLLQYRDNDQALSELVKDSLKALVPYVSV